In the Manduca sexta isolate Smith_Timp_Sample1 unplaced genomic scaffold, JHU_Msex_v1.0 HiC_scaffold_3703, whole genome shotgun sequence genome, GGCTGTTGGTGCCGTCGTGGGCGTCACAGCCGCCGTCGCCGAGGAGGGACCCGCTATGACTTGCGGCGGGGCGCTGGAGGGCCCAACAACAGGAACGGGGATAGTGGGAGCCGGGGCGGGAGCAGGTGCAGGCTTGGCCGACTTTTCCCAATACCTTTGCCCTTTGGCTGCTTACTTTGCGCTCCCCAACGATACCATCCGCTACCGGGGTTGCGTATCCCCGGTAGTCCTTCGTTCGTGTGCCAATGGGGGGCGCTGTGCCGGGCCCATCTGGATAGACTCCATCCTGGCCTGCACCCTTGCCTCAATCATTGCCAGCACTTCTTCCGTAGAAGGCTTACTGGCAGACGCCTCTAGTTCTTCTAGGCGCCTCCGTAGGGAGCTGTTTTCCTCCTGCAACTTTTCACGGATTCCGCAAGTTGGGCTCCGCGCTCTTTCCACTCGCGTGCCTCCTTTTCTAAGCGTGCCATCAACTCGGATTCCGGCTGCTCGacgtattgttttattgtgtccGTCACATGATTGAGTGCTTTCTGCGAGGTCCCTTTTAGGTTCCCCGACTTACGGACTATGTGACGGACCATATGACCGCAGTGTAGCAGGTCTTCCTTCGAGATGACTCGGGGTTCCTCGATGTCCATGCGTTTCGAGGTCACCGGCCGTTTTTCTTGTCGAAGTTGATCCTCGAGTTCTTTCTCCATTCTTTGACGGGATTGCTCCCGCCTTCGAGCGTCGAGCTCTTTTTGGGCCTTTTAAAGCCCGGCTAATACCGGTAGATGGCGGACGCCCTCGTCCTCTGCCATCAGTCGTGACCGCTTTCGGAGCCGGTTCGTCAGTCTCGCTCGTCAAGCATATTTCGCTCTCCTTGGGGCGAGAGTGCCGTCTCCAGAATTTCTTGCTACGGACCGACGACATACTCTCACTTGATTCGGAGTCGATTCCGAAGCTGTCAAAAACCTTGTGAACTCGGCCGCTACCTCCATGGGCCTTTCAGCCGCACTCTCCTGCACCTCGTCTACGTCATTGGGCTTGCACCCGCCGACCTCCGCCTCTCCAGCCGGAACTGGGTAGGCAATCTCGTCAATGTGATTTTGGGttgtttaagatttaaaaattccattactgttcccacgagtatggggaaagggtggtccgcccaggcagtgcccctgtacctgggtaagcctagcgtaacccgcacagagtgtcggccggtactctggcggggtcgcactcgagaccgaactacccatcggccatgcatcccctcgcggtgcgccgccgcttgggattcggggtgatttttatagagttttcttcctcgcggtccgggcggttaagccaagaccctcggtccagcaggagcgcgagacatatccacagacctccataccggattacgatctacgaCGGCGACACCGGGAGGGAGAGTCCCCCCCCCTGCcggctcggggcggggtgagcgcacaccgagcccgtcgacacccggggcagaaccgggagccgcccaagatgggccaatctcgacactacgacacgacggccgccacaagaggcgacgaccgccaaccacctcgttgtcaggatattcgccggcgcgcagatcagcctgatcggtctgatcgacgcgccgttgcccagggtgcaccacgtggaggtttcctgacctagcaccccaacctaacctaacctaacctaacctaacctaacctaacctaacctaacctaacctaacctttttttttggtttagcggagaaagtgccttattaatacccacaacgcacggcataccaactaaaactccgcggtggccctcttcggcgcattagggacggctgcgggcttcctctgacgttgaaatgtctagtctgcgaccgcaaccgcccctgcgcggtacCGCCTTACGGCCCGTCTCCCTATGGGGGGGGCTcaaagcccccgcgcaccgaagagacgccctcggcgtctacggcagcgtgaggccaacaacacgctgccgtccatcccgggggtcaaccgaataGTGTGCGAtaaacgcactacacgcactgaaagtgcatgcgcactaggacgggcagcccctgctgcccgccgacgaccccttcgtggcccctattagtcgccttttacgacaggcaggggataccgtggtggaattctccaaacgcccccattccaccaGGGGCcggggagacgccggtcagtcgtccacccggcgcctcctacgtctcctctgacggcgggagggatcctccctctctcgatccctctcggcactctccttctgcgagaggaccacctcgcagaagtgggccctacacgccaggcctccgggctgccgaccatggaagcgaccacggccggcggcgagggtctcctccgacgacgacacgagagcgctgcgctcatcgtcccaggctgggcaagactccaacgtatgttgggccgtatcccgcgggcagttgtcacaatggtgacacacggcgctcacctccgtgcctactatctgacacaggtactccccgaagcacccatgcccggtgagcacctgcgtcgaggcgaaatgtcgccgcgccgtggcgccctgtccagccactgcgcaagacaggacgcactgccgctacggcccagccccgctgacggggcctccagcctggaacgccactcctccacggcggctcgccgtaagggaGCATCGGTCCGATATCCGGTTGCCTGGCGGACGGTGCAGAAGTGAACCAAATTACCAGCCAGTGCCTCGTATATGCAGATGGCGGTAAAATACAAGACAAGAGTCAGACGGCAATCTCAATCTGGGAAAATGCAGCCGAGACAAGaagcaaaaatttaaaatggaatccTTCTGCACCGTCTACCAGGCGGAACTGCTGGCCCTTCACGGAGCCACGGAGGAAGCGGTCAAAAGTGGGAGGGAAATTTGCGGCGTCCTGAGCGACTCGAGGGCGGCGCTGGACACCGTAGCAGACGGAACTTCCCTCCATCCCCTTGCGTTCAAAATTAGGAAAAATTTAAGAACATTAAAAGaacgcaacaaaataataaacctattttGGATAAAGGCGCACGCAGGATGGAAATGAGCGAGCAGACGAGCTCGCAAAGGACGCAACATGAAATCCAAAACCAAACCTCAGTATAGCAGATGCCCTGTCTCATACGTCAAGAGACAAATTAGAGCGGAGTCAGTCGATGAATGGGACAGGCGCTATACAGAGGAGAAACCGCTTCGACCACGAAGATTTTTCTTCCCTAATGTCGTGGAGGCTCATCGGATTATGAAGCAAACACCTATAGACCCCGATACTTAACGCGGGTGTTCACCGGGGCATGGCGGATTCTCCGAATACTTGCATAGATTCAAGTGTAAGGAGAGTCCGGCATGCATCTGCGATCAACGGAAAGTGAGTGTGTAATGCATGTGCTGACTAAATGCCCGGTGCATTTGCGTGAAAGAACTGAACTAGAAATAGAACTAGATATAGAAGTTAAAATAGAgaacatacatataattatagcGGAAAAAGAAAGtagaaataaattcataaaatactgTAAAGAAATAGCAAATAGAGtaagaaatagaaataagtagtaaatagttgaactaaataatgtaagataatattacatatatttagtaACACAACAAATAGCGATAAGAATctagaaataattgaaaataggaagataagcagtagaaaataagatataaaaaaataaaaagtagataGCTATAGTAGAATGTAGTAAAAACAAAAGATGGATAGAAGATGAAACAAGAAAGTCTCACAAAAGGGATCAGTAAGAACCATGGCCCAAAAGAGCAACGCTCTTAAACACTAAaaccacaaaatattatataaaaatgtagaaaaTAAAGCAGAAAAGAAAGTCTCTATTAAGTGTAGgggaattagaaaaaaaaaaaaaaaaaacctaacctaacctaaccggGGAATACACTCGGAGAATGTGCGCATCATATACAAACACGTAATACAACCAATTATAACATATGCAGCAGGTATATGGCATACAGCCACCAACTATAAACACGTCAGAATGAAACTTAAATCGTTCCAAAGGGCTTCGCCATAAAGGCTATTCGCGGATTCCGTACCATCTCTGGCACTGCGGCAATAGCGCTTGCCGCCTTTACACCACTACACATCAAAATAAACGAGGTGGCATCTGTCGAAACCGCCAAACTCACCGCGCGAGCCACGCATCTACCCGAAGATATCACTCTCGAGCGACCCTCGGCACCACATGAGCTGCTGCACCATCGGAAAGGGTCCACCTGGACATACCTAGTGCAACTACACAACAGGACACGACCCAGTTCTACACCCCGGGTGACCACCAGGATATACACTGACGGTAGTAAGCAGGATGGTCGGGTGGGCGCCGCCTTAGTCATATACTCTCCGAATAACGACACGAAGGTTAAGAAATATAAACTTCACGACACCTGCTCTGTATACCAGGCGGAACTGCTGGCTATCGCTGAAGCCTGCAGCTGGATAGACCAACATCACATACCTGACACAACAATCTTCACTGACTCCATGAGCGCCACCCAGGAAATATCTAACCCCAACAGCACCAACCCTTTCGTGGTTCATATCCACAAAATGTA is a window encoding:
- the LOC119193177 gene encoding uncharacterized protein LOC119193177, with amino-acid sequence MESFCTVYQAELLALHGATEEAVKSGREICGVLSDSRAALDTGFAIKAIRGFRTISGTAAIALAAFTPLHIKINEVASVETAKLTARATHLPEDITLERPSAPHELLHHRKGSTWTYLVQLHNRTRPSSTPRVTTRIYTDGSKQDGRVGAALVIYSPNNDTKVKKYKLHDTCSVYQAELLAIAEACSWIDQHHIPDTTIFTDSMSATQEISNPNSTNPFVVHIHKMYRQAIKHSRKITFVWVKAHVGIDGNEAADVAAKAATHSHAAYKHTQFPISLIRYMAKQNSRLESDITYATGEKGQYTRNLLPNTDAINKLRAAIEIDFPWTQVLTGHG